The sequence AGTCGAGCACGGCATGACGCGTACCCTCGACGACCACGTGCGCGCGGTGGTCGATGCCGTACGCAGGGTCCGCGCGCATACCAGTCGCGACGTGCATCTGGCCGGCTACTCTCAGGGCGGCATGTTTGCCTATCAGGCCGGAGCCATCGTCGGGTCAGAGGGTCTAGCAAGCATCGTCACCTTTGGCAGCCCTGTGGACATCCACAAGTCGCTGCCCAACGTCAGCACGAACCTCACAGCCCGGCTGATTCGCGGCCTTCGTCCGCTGGTGGAGCCACCCTTGCGCCGCATCGAAGGATTGCCCGGCATCATCACCAGCACTGGCTTCAAGTTGCTGTCGCCGAAGAAGGAGCTGGAGCAGCTCGTGGACTTCGTCAAGAACCTCCACGATCGCAGTGCCTTGGCCAAGCGCGAGACGCGTCGACGCTTCCTCAACGGGGAAGGCTTCGTCGCCTGGCCAGGGCCGGCGCTGCTCAAGTTCATCGACGAGTTCATCGTCCATAACCGCATGATGAGCGGCGGCTTCGTGATCGACGGTCGCACCGTGACTCTCGAAGACATCCGCTGCCCCGTGCTTTGCTTCGTTGGCACGCGGGACGAGATGGCGCGGCCTGCAGCCGTTCGCGCCATCAAGCGCGTCACCTCCGCGGAGGTGTTCGAGGCCCGCATCCCTGCCGGGCACTTCGGACTCGTGGTTGGCTCCACGGCGCTGCGGGAGTCCTGGCCTACCGTCGTGGAGTGGCTGAAGTGGCGCGAGGGTGCGGGCAACATGCCGCGACTCTTGCTGCCTCCCACTCGGGAAGCGATGGGCGAGTCGACGGAGATCGAGGACACCGCCTTCGACGACCCGCTCGAGTTCGATCTGTTCACCGACGCAATGCGCGGAGGCTTCGAGCAGCTGTGGAACGAACTCGGCGACCGCTTCGAGAGCTGGGGCGACTCCCTGGATGCGCTGCGCTATCAGCTACCGCGCTTGATGCGACTGCACCGCCTGGAAGACGGCACGCTAATCAGCCTCGCTCGCAGCCTGTCGCGCCAAGCGGAGCGCATCGGTGACCGCACCTTCTTTCTTTGGAAGGGGCGCGCCTTTTCCTACGCGGACGCCAACCGACGCGTGGATGCGATCGTGCGCGGGCTGCATCACGCCGGCGTGCTCCCGCGCCAGACCGTGGCCGTGGTGATGCACGCACGACCGAGCTTTCTGTCGCTCGTGACTGCAATCAACCGCCTGGGTGCCGTCGTGGCGCTGGTCCGACCGGACTTGGCCGCTGCCGATCTGCGCGCTGCGCTCGATGCGGCAAAGCCGAGCAGCATCATTGCGGACCCGGAAAGCGCCGGAGCAGTGCGCGCGGCCACTCAGTGTCCGGTGTGGGTGCTCGGCGGCGGCGGACCGAACCGCGCCGTACCCGCGGGGACTCGAGACTTGGAGAGCGTGGATCCGGAGGCCGTCCAACTCCCCGAGTCGTTGACGCTGAACGCCGGCCTCGCCGAGGACACGGCCTTCTTGTTCGTCACCGCGGGGCACGGTTTGCCCCCGCGAGTAGCGCGCATCAGTAACCGACGCTGGGCGATCAGTGCTTGGGGTGCCGCCGCGGCAGCGACGCTCACGCAAAACGACACCGTGTACTCGGCCTTGCCGCTGCATCATCCGTCAGGCTTGCTGGTCTCGGTCAGTAGCGCGCTGGTATCTGGAACTCGACTCGCGCTCGCAACGCACTTCGATGCAGGCACGTTCTGGCGCGAAGTGCGTCGCTACGGCGCGACCGTGACCTTCTACGCTGGCGACATGATGCAGGAGCTACTTGGCGCACCCGAGAGCGGGGAAGAAAAGCGCAGTCCATTGCGCTTGATGGCGGGCAGCGCCATGCGCAAAGCGCATCAGAAACGCATCAAGGCCCGCTTCGGCATCGACGTGATGGAGCTCTACGCATCCACCGAGTGTCCCCTCGTGCTCGCCAATGCGTCGGGCAAGAAGCTTGGCGCCCTCGGTCGCCCACTGCCCGGAAGCCTGCAGCCTTTGCTGCTCGAGTGGGACTTCGACAAGGAAGACTTCGCGCGAACGGCCATTGGTTCGGCGCGCTTGGCAAAGCCCGGGAGCCCTGGCTTGTTGCTGGCGCGCGTGGACAAGCTCGAGACCCTGCGCGGTCCC comes from Polyangiaceae bacterium and encodes:
- a CDS encoding alpha/beta fold hydrolase; the encoded protein is MTDTNGSPRRRGLARRLELGVKNSLELMRLGRLTEREAAAYDVVHRDAAYQLRRYRPAIDARADRPALLLVPPLMLTAEIYDLAPELSAVNFLLERGIDAWVVDFGAPEQVEHGMTRTLDDHVRAVVDAVRRVRAHTSRDVHLAGYSQGGMFAYQAGAIVGSEGLASIVTFGSPVDIHKSLPNVSTNLTARLIRGLRPLVEPPLRRIEGLPGIITSTGFKLLSPKKELEQLVDFVKNLHDRSALAKRETRRRFLNGEGFVAWPGPALLKFIDEFIVHNRMMSGGFVIDGRTVTLEDIRCPVLCFVGTRDEMARPAAVRAIKRVTSAEVFEARIPAGHFGLVVGSTALRESWPTVVEWLKWREGAGNMPRLLLPPTREAMGESTEIEDTAFDDPLEFDLFTDAMRGGFEQLWNELGDRFESWGDSLDALRYQLPRLMRLHRLEDGTLISLARSLSRQAERIGDRTFFLWKGRAFSYADANRRVDAIVRGLHHAGVLPRQTVAVVMHARPSFLSLVTAINRLGAVVALVRPDLAAADLRAALDAAKPSSIIADPESAGAVRAATQCPVWVLGGGGPNRAVPAGTRDLESVDPEAVQLPESLTLNAGLAEDTAFLFVTAGHGLPPRVARISNRRWAISAWGAAAAATLTQNDTVYSALPLHHPSGLLVSVSSALVSGTRLALATHFDAGTFWREVRRYGATVTFYAGDMMQELLGAPESGEEKRSPLRLMAGSAMRKAHQKRIKARFGIDVMELYASTECPLVLANASGKKLGALGRPLPGSLQPLLLEWDFDKEDFARTAIGSARLAKPGSPGLLLARVDKLETLRGPRVLRSVIEPNDAWFVTGDMLRQDTDGDYWFVERASEVIHTANGLVYPREVEDALYALPEVAGAAVYEPDEGDASLVATVVLEGSGTSEDSLRRRLSEVLPAHAVPAVFRFVDALPMTDGYRPIKPLLRAQGSTR